In Paenibacillus kyungheensis, the following are encoded in one genomic region:
- a CDS encoding response regulator transcription factor produces MSAVYNVLIADDEPIIREGIRDCVDWDSLGMIVTAEAEDGEEALEIALEQQIDILLVDMNMPFLDGISLMKRLRTERPHCRFVIITGHDEFKYAQEAIRLGVKDYILKPVDPLHLYDVLHHIRTEMNGTLHQEQYLKLATDQIQKNTSLLQEQFCLDWLSGRLHHEEIKQQLEFLHLPVCLPSTLALIRWSGHAEGRPMLKEQDKQLMLFAIGNIAAELLQPAPLVICRESSGLLVICTWCPPDHSTASAMYDNEQQADKMMSAVKDCIGLHVQVHLQSVNSIDEEINNTDMPNDPLLSLEQDVDYSQVMTTAYRHAKLQLDGQSRLSPLVRRARDYIQNHYHNPELTLEKLADVLQVSPTYLSRLMKRELGHSFIHVLVQVRIQKAVHLLKETELSILEIALQVGYDSQHYFSTAFKKMIGVSPNQYRRDTVEQS; encoded by the coding sequence ATGAGTGCGGTATATAACGTATTAATCGCTGATGATGAGCCGATTATTCGCGAAGGAATTCGAGATTGCGTCGACTGGGATAGTCTGGGGATGATCGTTACCGCAGAAGCAGAAGATGGAGAAGAAGCTTTAGAGATTGCATTGGAACAACAGATCGATATTTTGTTGGTCGATATGAATATGCCTTTTTTGGACGGTATTTCTTTAATGAAACGATTACGTACCGAGCGACCGCACTGTCGATTTGTCATTATTACCGGACATGATGAATTCAAATATGCTCAAGAAGCTATTCGATTAGGGGTCAAAGATTATATTCTCAAGCCTGTCGATCCGCTCCATCTGTATGATGTACTGCACCATATTCGCACCGAAATGAATGGAACACTACATCAAGAACAGTATTTAAAGTTAGCAACCGATCAGATTCAGAAAAATACATCTTTACTACAAGAACAATTTTGTCTAGATTGGTTAAGCGGTAGACTCCATCATGAGGAGATCAAGCAACAATTAGAGTTTTTGCACTTACCTGTGTGCTTGCCATCTACATTAGCATTAATCCGCTGGTCGGGTCATGCGGAAGGACGACCGATGCTCAAAGAACAAGATAAGCAATTGATGTTGTTCGCTATAGGTAATATTGCCGCCGAGCTTTTACAGCCAGCACCACTTGTGATTTGTAGAGAATCATCAGGGTTGTTAGTCATTTGTACATGGTGTCCGCCCGATCATTCTACTGCGTCTGCTATGTATGATAATGAGCAACAAGCAGATAAAATGATGAGTGCGGTCAAAGACTGTATAGGTCTACATGTGCAAGTGCATTTGCAATCGGTGAATAGTATAGATGAAGAGATCAACAATACAGATATGCCTAATGACCCTTTGCTATCTTTAGAACAAGACGTAGATTACAGCCAAGTCATGACTACTGCTTATCGACATGCCAAATTACAATTAGACGGGCAATCCCGACTATCTCCACTGGTAAGACGGGCGCGTGATTATATCCAGAACCATTACCATAATCCAGAATTAACATTGGAAAAGCTGGCAGATGTGTTACAAGTCTCTCCAACCTATCTGAGTCGCTTAATGAAACGAGAGCTAGGGCATTCTTTTATCCATGTATTAGTACAGGTTCGGATTCAAAAAGCAGTGCATCTACTGAAAGAAACCGAGCTATCGATTCTTGAGATTGCGCTACAAGTGGGCTATGATTCACAGCATTATTTTAGTACAGCTTTTAAAAAAATGATCGGTGTATCACCCAATCAATATCGTCGAGATACGGTAGAGCAATCGTAA
- a CDS encoding VOC family protein produces the protein MSNLTVSTFLSLHGQAKEAISFYQTHLQAQLVFCITNQEITEKLDPTYTYPTSEKDWIAHSVLTIGNSELMIADELMSDAPDLVKGTNFSLCITSSQAEITTLYNLLLEHTQTRIIVPLAPNLFSKAYAIVEDPYGVVIQLVTEK, from the coding sequence ATGTCTAATTTAACCGTCAGTACTTTTTTATCTCTACATGGTCAAGCCAAAGAAGCCATCTCTTTTTACCAGACTCATCTTCAAGCTCAACTTGTGTTCTGTATTACTAATCAAGAGATTACAGAGAAATTAGATCCCACCTATACGTATCCAACAAGTGAAAAAGATTGGATCGCTCATTCTGTGTTAACTATTGGCAATAGTGAATTAATGATCGCTGATGAATTGATGAGTGATGCTCCCGATTTGGTCAAAGGGACTAATTTCTCGTTGTGTATCACCTCATCGCAAGCAGAGATTACTACATTGTACAATCTGCTTTTAGAACATACTCAGACACGTATTATCGTTCCACTTGCACCTAATTTATTTTCCAAAGCATATGCGATTGTAGAAGATCCTTATGGAGTTGTTATCCAGTTAGTAACCGAAAAATAA
- a CDS encoding helix-turn-helix transcriptional regulator — protein sequence MNKNERLIQQMIYINTKKHFNLSDLIETFNISRSTALRDIASLEQLGVPLYSEKGSHGGYRVLTNSLLPPIYFNTNELHSIFFSLQLLKGLVKTPFQQNYQEIKTKLLATLPDKHKQQMAQAEQWIQWIGVEQQQEVPWIVELFAAIVGRQVIEIQYNRYQQDKRIIQPLRLSIWDGYWYCLSWDRNKNEFRNFRCDYIEELHITDQQGTEWTAEQIHTLANQQFDIQRPLSFQVKVDLKGIEHFYKKRYSNMSLQQVDTGNDSENKEHYIVGTFGEHEISFLVEYFLGFGQHIEIVSPPLLRTEYQQYVKKILAQYE from the coding sequence ATGAACAAAAATGAACGTCTGATTCAGCAGATGATCTATATCAATACCAAAAAGCATTTTAATCTTAGCGATCTGATCGAAACATTTAATATTTCTAGAAGTACGGCTTTACGGGATATCGCTTCGTTAGAACAATTAGGGGTTCCGCTGTATTCAGAAAAAGGCAGTCATGGCGGTTATCGTGTACTAACGAACTCCTTATTACCACCGATTTATTTTAATACCAATGAATTACACTCCATTTTCTTTTCGCTACAATTGTTAAAAGGATTAGTAAAAACTCCTTTTCAACAGAACTATCAAGAGATCAAAACTAAATTATTAGCTACATTACCGGATAAGCACAAACAACAAATGGCGCAAGCAGAACAATGGATTCAGTGGATTGGTGTAGAACAGCAACAAGAAGTGCCATGGATTGTAGAACTATTTGCTGCAATTGTTGGCAGACAGGTCATCGAAATTCAATACAATCGGTATCAGCAGGACAAACGGATTATTCAACCGCTACGCTTATCGATATGGGATGGATACTGGTATTGTTTGAGTTGGGATCGCAACAAAAATGAATTTCGGAATTTTCGTTGTGATTATATAGAGGAGTTACATATCACGGATCAGCAAGGCACCGAGTGGACAGCAGAGCAGATTCATACGTTAGCCAACCAACAATTTGATATACAACGTCCACTATCTTTCCAAGTCAAAGTAGATCTAAAAGGTATCGAACACTTTTATAAAAAAAGATATTCCAATATGTCTTTGCAACAGGTGGACACAGGAAATGATAGCGAAAATAAAGAGCATTATATTGTAGGAACCTTTGGCGAACATGAAATTTCTTTTCTAGTAGAGTACTTTTTGGGATTTGGTCAGCATATTGAAATTGTATCGCCACCACTTTTGCGTACCGAATATCAGCAATATGTCAAAAAGATATTAGCTCAGTATGAGTAA
- a CDS encoding Na+/H+ antiporter subunit A — protein sequence MYVLHAAIIIPFLFAIFVPLIRKGLPRVHTGWIVLAIPTLLFANFLRYLPTIQSDTSETISVPWVPSLGINFTVYLDGLSLLFALLITGIGALVVLYSIFYLDPAKEAIHRFYLYLMIFMGAMLGIVLSDNMIVLYTFWELTSISSFLLIAFWYERDRSRYGALKSMLITVLGGFAMLAGFILLHNMTGTFSIRETIAVLTDIQGQSLFLPAMILILLGAFTKSAQFPFHIWLPDAMEAPTPVSAYLHSATMVKAGIYLVARFSPIFAVQAEWFWIVSTVGIVTMCYGSILAVKQTDLKALLAYSTISQLGLIMSLFGAGSAAVYYGYGNESLLYTTATMAAIFHLINHATFKGALFMVAGIVDHETGTRDLRRLGGLMNVMPITFTVAGVSAFAMAGIPPFNGFLSKELFLEAMVELSHMDIYHLETWGILFPILAFVGSVFTFVYSMILVFKTFRGPLQPDKLGGTPHEAPIGMLISPVILGLCVVGLGFFPNLLSYSIIEPTMRAVLPSLVASGEHFEVHISFWHGITPALLMTIGIIVLGTLMYLLLARWKGIYSKYPQTLTWNHLYDSTLKWGEKGSKALTNQYMSGSVHNYLIYIFIFMIVLMVTVFWRADGMSLLTAGAAPISIYEIVLLIGLVVTAIAVPFAGKRLTAIIMTGAVGYLVTLFFVLFRAPDLALTQMIVETVSVSLFLLCFYHMPELRREIVSKRYRIINIIVSVGVGIVMTFIALAASGSSTFDSIATFFVEGSHDLGGGDNIVNVILVDFRGFDTMLEITVLAIASLGIYSLIQLQVKGNDTGARIHYLRNKDVQTHRVDVGRTRRETVTVQRNMTQFKSNDVILETSTKVIVFIILTFALYLFFAGHNNPGGGFVGGLMTASALILLALAFNAETVRRILPIDYRTVTAVGLSIAYATGIGSFFFDAPFLSQSFGYFELPLLGKTELATATLFDLGVFLTVLGVTMTIILQIGEDR from the coding sequence GTGTATGTATTGCATGCTGCTATTATTATTCCATTTTTATTTGCAATCTTCGTGCCTCTGATCCGTAAAGGATTGCCGCGTGTACATACAGGTTGGATCGTTTTAGCTATTCCGACCTTATTATTTGCAAATTTTCTACGTTATTTACCTACGATTCAGTCAGATACCAGTGAAACGATTAGTGTACCCTGGGTTCCTTCGTTAGGAATTAACTTTACCGTATATTTAGACGGTTTAAGTCTATTATTTGCTCTATTGATTACAGGTATAGGCGCTTTAGTCGTTTTATATTCTATTTTTTATCTTGATCCTGCCAAAGAAGCGATTCATCGATTTTATTTATATCTAATGATCTTTATGGGCGCTATGCTCGGGATTGTGCTTTCAGATAATATGATCGTGTTGTATACATTCTGGGAATTGACCAGTATTTCTTCGTTCTTACTGATTGCTTTTTGGTATGAACGTGATCGTTCGCGTTATGGAGCACTCAAGTCGATGCTAATTACTGTACTTGGTGGCTTTGCGATGTTAGCTGGTTTTATATTACTACATAATATGACCGGCACCTTTAGTATTCGTGAGACGATCGCTGTATTAACAGATATTCAAGGACAATCTTTATTTTTACCAGCAATGATACTGATTTTATTGGGCGCTTTTACCAAATCTGCTCAATTTCCTTTCCATATCTGGTTGCCTGATGCGATGGAAGCACCCACTCCAGTCAGTGCGTATCTGCATTCAGCTACGATGGTCAAAGCAGGAATCTATCTAGTAGCACGCTTTAGTCCAATTTTCGCTGTTCAAGCAGAATGGTTCTGGATCGTATCGACAGTAGGTATTGTCACGATGTGTTATGGATCGATATTAGCTGTCAAACAAACGGATCTCAAAGCATTGCTAGCTTATTCAACAATCTCGCAATTGGGGCTTATTATGTCTTTGTTCGGTGCAGGATCTGCTGCTGTGTATTATGGATATGGCAATGAGTCACTTCTATATACAACAGCGACGATGGCTGCTATTTTCCATCTGATTAATCATGCGACATTCAAAGGTGCTTTATTTATGGTAGCCGGCATTGTCGATCATGAAACAGGCACACGTGATCTGCGTCGTCTGGGTGGATTAATGAATGTGATGCCGATTACATTTACGGTAGCAGGTGTAAGTGCATTTGCAATGGCGGGTATTCCGCCTTTTAACGGCTTTTTGAGTAAAGAGTTATTTCTAGAAGCGATGGTAGAACTAAGCCATATGGACATATATCACTTAGAGACATGGGGCATCTTATTCCCTATTCTTGCTTTTGTGGGCAGTGTATTTACATTTGTCTACAGTATGATTCTGGTGTTCAAAACATTCAGAGGACCACTTCAACCGGACAAATTAGGTGGTACTCCGCATGAAGCGCCGATTGGCATGTTGATCTCACCGGTTATTTTGGGATTATGTGTAGTAGGGTTAGGATTTTTCCCGAATCTGTTATCTTATAGCATAATCGAACCTACTATGAGAGCAGTATTACCAAGTCTGGTAGCATCGGGCGAACATTTTGAAGTGCATATTTCATTCTGGCACGGTATTACACCTGCTTTGTTAATGACAATAGGCATTATTGTGTTAGGAACGCTGATGTATCTGTTATTAGCACGCTGGAAAGGGATTTATAGCAAATATCCTCAAACGTTAACATGGAATCATCTGTATGACAGCACCCTGAAATGGGGTGAAAAAGGATCTAAAGCACTAACCAATCAATATATGAGCGGTTCTGTGCATAACTATTTAATTTATATTTTTATATTTATGATTGTTTTGATGGTCACTGTATTCTGGCGAGCAGACGGAATGTCGTTACTTACAGCAGGAGCGGCACCGATTAGCATCTATGAAATTGTGTTGTTAATTGGTCTGGTGGTCACTGCTATCGCTGTTCCATTTGCAGGTAAACGTCTTACAGCGATTATTATGACCGGAGCTGTCGGTTATCTGGTCACTTTGTTTTTTGTTCTATTTCGTGCACCGGATTTGGCATTGACTCAGATGATTGTGGAGACTGTGTCTGTATCTTTATTTTTACTTTGCTTTTATCATATGCCTGAATTACGGCGTGAAATTGTATCAAAACGGTATCGTATTATCAATATTATTGTGTCTGTAGGGGTCGGTATAGTGATGACCTTTATCGCGTTAGCGGCCAGCGGTAGTAGCACATTCGATTCGATCGCTACCTTTTTTGTAGAAGGTAGTCATGATCTGGGTGGTGGCGATAATATCGTCAATGTTATTCTGGTAGATTTCCGTGGATTTGATACGATGCTTGAAATTACAGTACTGGCTATTGCTTCGTTAGGTATCTATTCTTTGATTCAGCTTCAGGTCAAAGGAAATGATACCGGCGCTCGTATTCATTATTTGCGCAATAAAGATGTACAGACGCATCGTGTTGATGTCGGTCGTACTCGTCGCGAGACGGTAACTGTGCAACGCAATATGACACAGTTCAAAAGTAACGATGTAATTTTGGAAACGAGCACAAAAGTGATTGTATTTATTATTTTAACATTTGCACTGTATTTATTCTTTGCCGGTCATAACAATCCAGGTGGTGGATTTGTCGGTGGATTGATGACAGCTTCAGCGTTGATTTTACTGGCTTTAGCGTTTAATGCAGAAACGGTAAGACGGATATTGCCTATCGATTATCGTACAGTGACCGCAGTCGGATTAAGTATTGCGTATGCGACAGGTATCGGTTCATTTTTCTTTGATGCTCCATTTTTAAGTCAGTCTTTTGGTTATTTTGAATTGCCTTTATTGGGTAAAACGGAACTCGCTACAGCGACGCTATTTGATCTAGGAGTGTTTCTAACAGTGCTTGGTGTGACGATGACAATTATTTTACAGATTGGGGAGGATCGCTGA
- a CDS encoding Na(+)/H(+) antiporter subunit C, whose translation MEVWMSIAVGILFAVAVYLILSRSLLRIILGTSILTHGVHLLLLTMSRLKSGAPPLLGEESGSYVDPLPQALILTSIVINFGVTAFFFVLAYRSYLKLKTDDMEEVKMESDE comes from the coding sequence ATGGAAGTATGGATGTCCATTGCTGTTGGGATATTATTTGCAGTCGCGGTATACCTGATCTTGTCGCGCAGTCTGCTACGCATTATTTTAGGAACTTCGATTTTGACACATGGTGTGCATTTATTATTGCTTACGATGTCGAGACTTAAGTCAGGCGCACCACCATTATTAGGGGAAGAATCAGGGTCTTATGTAGATCCTTTACCACAAGCTTTGATTTTGACATCGATCGTTATTAATTTTGGTGTAACTGCATTTTTCTTTGTCCTCGCTTATCGTTCGTATCTTAAGCTGAAGACCGATGATATGGAGGAGGTGAAGATGGAAAGTGACGAATAA
- a CDS encoding Na+/H+ antiporter subunit D, producing the protein MPLLIPLIAAVLQIFGMRHVPIQRWLGGIAVIANVGVAVWIVISVRMEGIQTLAMGGWAAPYGIVFVADMFAALLVLTTSILGAVCLFYAFASIGEEREKHHFYPFFQFLLVGVYGSFLTGDLFNLFVCFEVMLVSSYALIVLGGTKRQLQVTLKYILINIVSSSLFVASMAYLYAAVGTLNMAHLSQRVSEAGQDGILGVIAFLFLIVFGLKAGLFLFFWLPGSYAAPPSVITAIFAGLLTKVGLYAIIRTFTLIFYHDTGFLYTLIGWMGIASMVLGVIGAVAYRDVNKILVYNIVAGVGLIAFGLATANSAGIEGAIFYMLHDMIVKALLFLLAGIMIAALGTTELKHMSGLIKRYPFTGWMFFITGLALAGVPPLSGFVGKLLIVQGGMERGWYTMTIISLLASLLMLYSVMRIFMLAFWGKDRPLIDDRAAFQDSPEVKREVYHEWSPFRPRRLIGASSVLFAFVILIGLGAGWIETFVAQATDVLIDPTLYIQAVLKE; encoded by the coding sequence ATGCCACTATTGATTCCTTTGATAGCCGCAGTCCTTCAAATATTCGGGATGCGTCATGTGCCGATCCAGCGCTGGCTAGGTGGGATTGCTGTTATTGCTAATGTGGGTGTAGCGGTATGGATTGTGATCAGTGTACGAATGGAAGGTATTCAGACGCTTGCGATGGGTGGCTGGGCGGCTCCTTACGGGATTGTATTTGTAGCAGATATGTTTGCCGCTTTACTAGTATTGACTACATCGATACTGGGTGCTGTATGTTTATTTTACGCCTTCGCCAGTATCGGAGAAGAACGTGAAAAGCATCACTTTTATCCATTTTTTCAATTTTTGCTAGTGGGAGTATACGGTTCATTTCTAACAGGTGATTTATTTAACTTATTTGTTTGTTTTGAAGTGATGTTGGTATCTTCGTATGCGTTGATTGTATTGGGTGGAACGAAGCGTCAATTGCAAGTGACGTTAAAATACATTTTGATCAATATTGTATCTTCTTCTCTGTTTGTAGCATCGATGGCTTATCTGTATGCGGCTGTAGGTACGTTAAATATGGCTCATTTATCACAGCGTGTATCTGAAGCCGGACAAGATGGGATTCTAGGTGTAATTGCATTTTTATTTTTAATCGTATTCGGGTTAAAAGCAGGATTATTCTTATTCTTCTGGTTACCGGGTTCATATGCTGCTCCACCTTCTGTGATTACAGCAATTTTTGCAGGTCTGCTTACCAAAGTAGGGCTATACGCTATTATTCGCACATTTACATTGATTTTTTATCATGATACTGGATTTTTATATACATTGATCGGTTGGATGGGAATTGCTTCGATGGTGCTTGGTGTGATTGGAGCGGTTGCATATCGAGATGTGAATAAAATTCTGGTCTACAATATTGTCGCAGGCGTAGGATTGATCGCTTTTGGATTGGCTACTGCAAATAGTGCAGGTATCGAAGGCGCTATCTTTTATATGCTTCACGATATGATTGTCAAAGCACTATTGTTCTTATTAGCAGGTATTATGATAGCCGCATTAGGAACGACAGAGTTAAAACATATGAGCGGACTGATTAAGCGTTATCCGTTTACAGGGTGGATGTTCTTTATTACAGGGCTTGCACTGGCAGGAGTACCACCGCTGAGCGGATTTGTCGGAAAATTATTGATTGTTCAAGGCGGTATGGAACGCGGTTGGTATACGATGACGATTATTAGTCTGCTAGCCAGTCTATTGATGTTATATTCAGTGATGCGTATCTTTATGTTAGCCTTCTGGGGCAAAGATCGCCCGCTTATTGATGATCGAGCAGCATTTCAAGATAGCCCTGAAGTGAAGCGAGAAGTGTATCATGAATGGTCGCCTTTCCGTCCTCGCCGATTGATTGGAGCATCTTCTGTATTATTTGCGTTTGTGATTCTGATCGGACTGGGTGCAGGTTGGATCGAGACATTTGTTGCACAAGCGACAGATGTACTGATTGATCCGACATTGTATATCCAAGCCGTATTGAAGGAGTAG
- a CDS encoding Na+/H+ antiporter subunit E — MAFQIILNLLIALIWMSLHTTWDTLNFVIGYLIGLLLIYIMRRFFPREFYGIKIWAVIKLLVLFIKELIVSSAVVLKHIISPRLKFKPGILTYQTELTSDWELTLLSTLVTLTPGTILIEISRDQHLVYIHAMDIQDAEELSAHIRGTFEQAIKEVTR, encoded by the coding sequence ATGGCTTTTCAAATTATTCTTAATCTGTTGATAGCTTTGATCTGGATGTCCTTGCATACGACTTGGGATACACTCAACTTTGTGATTGGTTATCTGATCGGGTTATTGCTAATTTATATTATGCGTCGCTTTTTCCCAAGAGAATTTTATGGGATCAAAATATGGGCGGTTATTAAGTTATTGGTATTATTTATCAAAGAATTGATTGTATCGAGTGCTGTTGTGCTCAAACATATTATCAGTCCACGCCTCAAGTTCAAACCAGGAATTTTGACGTATCAGACTGAACTCACTTCAGATTGGGAACTGACCTTATTGTCTACACTGGTTACGTTAACGCCGGGTACGATTCTGATTGAGATTTCGCGTGATCAGCATCTGGTATATATTCACGCTATGGATATTCAAGATGCTGAAGAATTGTCTGCGCATATTCGTGGAACTTTTGAACAAGCAATCAAGGAGGTGACCCGATAA
- a CDS encoding Na(+)/H(+) antiporter subunit F1 yields the protein MLQVSLLIALILLSLAVMGCMFRVLKGPSMADRITALDTIGVNLIAIIAVLSMMLDTQAYLEVMLLVGILAFLGTVAFAKYIERGVVIEHEDEDRDDRDDPVDR from the coding sequence ATGTTACAAGTCTCTTTATTGATTGCTTTGATTTTGTTATCGCTGGCTGTGATGGGTTGTATGTTCCGGGTATTAAAAGGCCCTTCTATGGCAGACCGAATTACAGCATTAGATACGATCGGTGTCAATCTGATTGCGATTATTGCTGTATTATCGATGATGTTAGATACACAAGCGTATTTAGAAGTTATGCTGTTAGTAGGAATTTTAGCATTTCTAGGAACGGTTGCTTTTGCCAAGTATATCGAAAGAGGGGTGGTCATCGAACATGAAGACGAAGACCGAGATGATCGAGATGATCCAGTGGATCGGTGA
- the mnhG gene encoding monovalent cation/H(+) antiporter subunit G, giving the protein MKTKTEMIEMIQWIGEPVISILVLLGALLSVLSAFGIIRFPDVYLRSHAATKSATLGVLCVLSSAFLFFWVYDHYPSARILLGILFVFITAPVAGHLNARAAYRTGVPLWKLEKDELKPALKEKGIDREKAKKEPLN; this is encoded by the coding sequence ATGAAGACGAAGACCGAGATGATCGAGATGATCCAGTGGATCGGTGAACCCGTAATATCGATTCTGGTGTTGCTTGGAGCGCTATTAAGCGTACTGAGTGCATTCGGTATTATTCGCTTCCCTGATGTGTACTTGCGCTCTCATGCTGCTACCAAAAGTGCAACGTTAGGTGTGTTATGTGTATTATCCAGTGCCTTTTTGTTTTTTTGGGTATATGATCATTATCCAAGTGCACGTATTTTACTGGGAATCTTATTTGTATTTATTACTGCTCCGGTAGCCGGACATTTGAATGCAAGAGCAGCGTATCGGACAGGTGTCCCTTTATGGAAGCTGGAAAAAGATGAATTAAAACCAGCATTGAAAGAAAAAGGAATAGACCGCGAAAAAGCGAAAAAAGAACCGCTAAATTAA
- a CDS encoding carboxymuconolactone decarboxylase family protein gives MSNDRYTQGWNKLVEVDGEAGQRVIDSLASIAPDLGKYIIEFAFGDIYSRDTLTLQQRELITISSLITQGDCAAQLTVHLNASLNVGITPTEIVETIIHCSPYIGFPRVLNAMNIAKDVFAQRGIEQL, from the coding sequence ATGTCTAATGATCGTTATACTCAAGGTTGGAACAAGCTGGTGGAAGTGGATGGCGAAGCAGGGCAACGAGTGATCGATTCTTTGGCTTCGATCGCACCTGATCTTGGCAAATACATTATTGAATTTGCTTTTGGTGATATTTATTCTCGAGATACTCTTACGTTGCAACAACGCGAACTGATCACTATTTCTTCACTGATTACTCAAGGTGATTGTGCTGCGCAGTTAACTGTTCATCTGAACGCTAGTCTAAATGTAGGGATTACACCTACCGAAATTGTAGAAACGATTATTCATTGCTCCCCTTATATTGGATTTCCACGGGTATTAAATGCAATGAATATAGCTAAAGACGTATTTGCACAACGAGGTATTGAACAGCTGTAA
- a CDS encoding MerR family transcriptional regulator, with protein MDKLYSIQQITEITGLSAHTLRYYEKIHLIHDIQRDPKGYRQYTDTDILWLDFLVRLRETGMSIQDMKAFADLRSQGDHTVALRKQLLQSHYQLVQSQIDQQQQHLNKIADKVNHYTQLEEQVDLSTIGKDSE; from the coding sequence ATGGACAAATTATATTCGATTCAACAAATTACCGAAATTACAGGATTATCTGCACATACACTACGCTATTATGAAAAGATTCATCTGATACACGATATTCAAAGAGATCCTAAAGGTTATCGACAATATACAGACACAGATATATTATGGTTAGATTTCTTAGTGCGTTTGAGAGAAACAGGAATGTCGATACAAGACATGAAAGCATTTGCTGATCTGCGCAGTCAAGGAGATCATACCGTGGCATTACGAAAACAATTATTACAAAGTCACTATCAATTGGTGCAGTCTCAGATCGACCAACAGCAACAGCATTTGAACAAAATTGCTGACAAAGTAAACCATTACACTCAATTAGAAGAACAAGTAGATCTATCAACAATTGGCAAAGATTCTGAATAA
- the cysK gene encoding cysteine synthase A: MNIKVVQNISELVGDTPVVRLHHLPDTEDAAVYVKLEYFNPSGSVKDRAALNLIVRAEQEGLLQAGSTIIEPTSGNTGIGLAMNAAAKGYKAIMIMPDNMSRERIQILQAYGAEVVLTPAVEKMPGAIRKAEQLLTEIPNSYMPRQFDNPANADAHRNTTAIEILEQMEYQLDTFVASAGTGGTITGTGETLRQHLPDVRILVVEPQGSPVLSGGQPGPHKLVGTSPGFVPAILNTSIYDQIVQVSDEDAIQTMRDLARYEGILVGPSSAATVWTAIQEAKRLGAGHKVLCIAPDNGERYLSMNLF, encoded by the coding sequence ATGAATATAAAAGTTGTTCAAAATATATCCGAATTAGTCGGCGATACCCCTGTTGTACGTTTGCATCATTTACCTGATACAGAAGATGCGGCTGTCTATGTGAAGTTAGAATATTTTAACCCAAGTGGTAGTGTCAAAGATCGAGCGGCACTAAACCTGATTGTACGTGCGGAGCAAGAGGGGTTATTGCAAGCAGGTAGTACCATTATCGAACCTACTAGTGGCAACACAGGAATAGGGCTAGCGATGAACGCAGCGGCAAAAGGATACAAAGCGATTATGATTATGCCGGACAATATGTCACGCGAGCGCATCCAGATATTGCAAGCATATGGAGCCGAAGTAGTATTAACACCTGCTGTCGAGAAAATGCCAGGCGCGATTCGCAAAGCAGAACAATTGCTGACTGAAATTCCAAACAGTTATATGCCAAGACAATTTGATAATCCAGCTAATGCAGATGCTCACCGTAATACAACAGCTATTGAAATTTTGGAGCAGATGGAATATCAATTAGATACATTTGTAGCTTCCGCAGGAACAGGAGGTACGATCACAGGCACAGGCGAGACATTAAGACAGCATTTGCCGGATGTCCGTATTCTGGTTGTCGAACCACAAGGATCGCCTGTATTGTCTGGTGGACAGCCAGGGCCACATAAGCTTGTCGGCACGAGCCCGGGATTTGTACCGGCGATTTTGAATACGTCTATTTATGATCAAATTGTACAGGTGTCTGACGAAGATGCTATTCAGACGATGCGTGATCTGGCGAGATATGAAGGGATTCTCGTCGGCCCTTCTTCAGCAGCAACCGTATGGACAGCAATACAAGAAGCGAAGCGTCTCGGTGCAGGTCATAAAGTATTATGTATTGCTCCGGATAATGGAGAGCGGTATTTGAGTATGAATTTATTTTAA